Within the Halorhabdus rudnickae genome, the region ATACCGGCTCGAAATCGTCGAACGCGCCGTAGCACTGTTTCACGACTTCGACGGAAAGATTTCCTTTTTCATCGGTGTCCCATCGGAGTTTGTCACCCGGTTCGATGTCGAGTCGGCGTCGGAGATCCGCCGGGATCGTGACCATACCCCGGTCGCTGACCGTGGTTTCCTCGGGGACGCTTTCGGT harbors:
- a CDS encoding AbrB/MazE/SpoVT family DNA-binding domain-containing protein gives rise to the protein MATESVPEETTVSDRGMVTIPADLRRRLDIEPGDKLRWDTDEKGNLSVEVVKQCYGAFDDFEPVSMGGGGSETHDLAGHEDEPAFSETN